One segment of Macrotis lagotis isolate mMagLag1 chromosome 1, bilby.v1.9.chrom.fasta, whole genome shotgun sequence DNA contains the following:
- the LOC141511527 gene encoding vomeronasal type-1 receptor 1-like, which translates to MKANDIILGIVFSSQTTLGILGNSFLVCLFIVMLLTGHRLRPIDTIFAQLACFNSLLLLSNGLPQTMAALGLKNFMNDNGCIILFYIHKVSRGLSLSSTCLLSGFQAITICPRGSWWAEVKARAPKYIMPISCVSCITHLLLNIIVFMKFKNLQASRNSSKLYDFGYCPGLEDTNIVDVHFGVVVSLRDALFVSLMVSASAYMILLLHQHHKQLQHLYVTNLQPRSSALNRATQSILLLVSTFVCFYTLNSILNSYMYLRKPKLWLMQCSAFLSIGFPTFSPFVMISSDSQFLKYCHRLWGRNAPHL; encoded by the coding sequence ATGAAGGCAAATGACATCATACTGGGTATTGTCTTCTCCTCTCAGACAACACTTGGGATTCTGGGGAACTCCTTCCTGGTTTGTCTCTTCATCGTTATGCTCCTCACTGGACATAGACTGAGACCCATAGACACAATTTTTGCCCAGCTGGCTTGCTTCAACTCCTTGTTGCTTCTCTCCAATGGCCTCCCTCAGACAATGGCAGCTTTGGGCTTGAAGAATTTCATGAATGACAATGGCTGCATAATCCTCTTCTACATTCACAAAGTATCTCGGGGGCTTTCCCTCAGCAGCACCTGCCTCCTGAGTGGTTTTCAAGCCATCACCATCTGTCCCAGAGGCTCCTGGTGGGCAGAGGTGAAGGCCAGAGCTCCAAAGTACATTATGCCCATCTCTTGTGTCTCTTGCATCACCCATTTGCTACTCAATATCATTGTATTTATGAAGTTTAAAAACCTCCAGGCCTCCAGGAATAGTTCAAAATTATATGACTTTGGATACTGTCCTGGTTTAGAAGACACTAACATAGTTGATGTACATTTTGGAGTTGTAGTCTCCCTCCGGGATGCTCTCTTTGTGAGTCTCATGGTCTCTGCCAGTGCCTACATGATACTGCTTCTGCATCAACACCACAAGCAACTCCAGCATCTCTATGTGACTAACCTTCAACCCAGATCCTCCGCTCTGAACCGGGCCACCCAGTCTATCCTGCTGCTGGTGAGCACCTTTGTCTGCTTTTACACACTCAATTCTATTTTGAATTCATATATGTATCTCAGAAAGCCAAAACTTTGGTTAATGCAGTGCTCTGCCTTCCTTAGTATTGGCTTCCCCACTTTTAGTCCATTTGTGATGATTAGTAGCGACTCACAGTTTCTCAAATATTGCCATCGTCTTTGGGGGAGGAATGCCCCACATCTTTAG